In Solanum pennellii chromosome 3, SPENNV200, a single window of DNA contains:
- the LOC107015194 gene encoding deoxycytidylate deaminase: MNSRELTLFSAAAVFGAFASAMTIRLFFNPKNRSVIGPDSGVNGFHQRKSSSSRNPFDPTKRKGYLSWDDYFMAIAFLSAERSKDPNRQVGACLVSQNYVILGIGYNGFPRGCSDDKLPWAKKSKNGNPLETKYPYVCHAEVNAILNTNHASAAGQRLYVTMFPCNECAKIIIQSGVSEVIYFVEKRLDGSDTAYVASHKLLSLAGIKVRRHQPQMKEISINFEEL; the protein is encoded by the exons ATGAATTCCAGAGAGCTAACGCTGTTCTCAGCTGCCGCAGTGTTTGGTGCCTTTGCCTCTGCTATGACCATTCGCTTGTTTTTCAACCCGAAAAACCGTTCTGTTATTGGTCCAGATTCGGGAGTTAACGGTTTTCATCAAAGGAAGTCGTCGTCTTCTCGGAATCCATTTGATCCTACAAAACGAAAAGG GTATTTGTCGTGGGATGATTACTTTATGGCGATTGCATTTTTATCTGCTGAACGATCAAAGGATCCAAACAGGCAG GTTGGAGCATGTTTGGTGAGtcaaaattatgtaatattag GCATTGGATACAACGGGTTCCCACGTGGCTGTTCAGATGACAAGCTTCCCTGGGCAAAG AAATCTAAAAATGGGAATCCACTGGAGACAAAGTATCC TTATGTTTGTCATGCTGAAGTTAATGCCATCCTGAATACAAATCATGCATCTGCTGCAGGACAG AGGCTTTACGTGACAATGTTTCCTTGCAATGAATGCGCAAAGATTATCATTCAA TCTGGTGTTTCagaagttatttattttgtagagaAAAGATTAGACGGTTCTGACACAGCGTATGTTGCGTCGCACAAACTTCTGTCATTGGCTGGCATTAAG GTAAGGAGGCATCAGCCACAGATGAAAGAAATCTCTATCAATTTTGAAGAACTATAG
- the LOC107015204 gene encoding uncharacterized protein LOC107015204 has protein sequence MLRSTLTPILTAFPSKAKTPRNYSNTIIAAITNPTQPVRQNASMENMLLQQHTPTSAYLHLPFCRKRCHYCDFPIVALGSSSPYGDDDPRIINYIDFLCREIKATSIPSDNKSPLETVFFGGGTPSLVPPRLVSLVMETLDAKFGVCSDAEISIEMDPGTFDAKKLKDLMKLGVNRVSLGVQAFQEELLRSCGRAHGVQEIHEAIDIVGSCGVENWSVDLISSLPHQKPHMWEQSLSLTIQAKPTHVSVYDLQVEQDTKFASLYTAGEFPLPSENQAADFYRMASEMLRDAGYEHYEISSYCKSGYQCKHNYTYWINKPFYAFGLGSASYLNGLRFSRPRKLKDYMGYVQNLENGLVNCCPDSKVDAQDVAMDVVMLSLRTAKGLDLKSFGKAFGSSTILSLCEVYKPHIESGHVVCLDEQRRDISPEEFSSLLSEGNKINEVLAYIRLSDPDGFLLSNELISLAFNVLAP, from the exons ATGTTGAGATCAACTCTCACTCCCATATTAACGGCTTTTCCCTCTAAGGCCAAAACTCCCCGCAACTACTCGAATACAATTATCGCTGCAATAACAAACCCCACACAACCTGTTCGACAAAATGCCTCAATGGAGAATATGTTGCTACAACAGCATACTCCAACCTCAGCTTACCTTCACCTTCCGTTTTGTCGAAAGCGCTGTCACTACTGCGACTTCCCCATCGTCGCATTGGGGTCATCTTCACCTTATGGTGATGACGACCCTCGAATTATTAACTACATTGATTTCCTATGCAGAGAAATTAAAGCTACTTCAATACCTTCCGACAACAAGTCACCTCTTGAAACTGTATTTTTTGGTGGAGGGACACCTTCACTTGTGCCACCAAGATTAGTATCTCTAGTCATGGAGACGTTGGACGCTAAATTTGGGGTGTGTTCTGATGCTGAAATTTCAATAGAAATGGATCCTGGTACGTTTGATGCtaagaaattgaaagatttgatgAAGTTGGGTGTTAATAGAGTGTCTTTAGGAGTTCAGGCATTCCAGGAGGAGTTGCTTAGGAGTTGTGGGAGAGCGCATGGTGTACAGGAAATTCATGAGGCCATTGACATTGTTGGATCATGTGGTGTTGAGAATTGGAGTGTGGACCTTATATCTTCACTTCCTCATCAGAAACCACATATGTGGGAACAAAGCTTGAGCCTCACTATTCAAGCAAAACCGACACATGTGTCAGTTTACGATTTACAAGTCGAGCAAGATACAAAGTTTGCATCTTT GTATACAGCTGGGGAATTCCCTCTGCCTTCTGAAAATCAAGCTGCTGATTTTTACAGAATGGCCTCTGAAATGCTAAGAGATGCTGGTTATGAGCACTATGAGATAAGTAGCTACTGCAAAAGTGGTTATCAATGCAAGCACAATTACACATACTGGATAAACAAACCTTTTTATGCTTTCGGACTTGGGTCAGCCAGCTATCTTAACGGACTAAGATTTTCAAGGCCGAGGAAGCTGAAAGATTACATGGGTTAtgtgcaaaatttggagaatgGACTAGTGAATTGTTGCCCGGACAGTAAAGTAGATGCCCAAGACGTAGCAATGGATGTCGTTATGCTGTCTTTGAGAACTGCTAAAGGGTtggatttgaagtcatttggcaAAGCTTTTGGCAGCTCGACTATTCTCTCCCTCTGTGAGGTCTATAAGCCTCATATTGAGAGTGGGCATGTTGTCTGCTTGGATGAGCAAAGGAGGGATATCTCCCCAGAAGAATTCAGCTCTTTGTTATCTGAAGGGAACAAGATCAATGAGGTGTTGGCATATATCAGGCTTAGTGACCCTGATGGTTTCTTATTATCTAATGAGTTAATATCCCTCGCGTTCAATGTGTTAGCTCCATAA
- the LOC107015205 gene encoding uncharacterized protein LOC107015205, whose protein sequence is METLRQIRAKNSYFLLLSLLWITLLSSSISATSPLSQSDQGTDKHATSPAQDKSHVHEIHCSRERSRAAWKVVEEYLMPFVEKEKYELPRQCRLHPSNDLFRDQEEHKIHLDVNEWRCGYCRKSFRAEKFLDQHFDNRHSNLLDVDQSKCLADVCGALHCDLVMEIKSQKTKCNPAAAARNRHLCEGLADKCFPANQSPSSTRLHELFLRQFCDAHTCSGGRKPFSRGGKKHTNRFYLAASVLTLMLLPLFYLIVYLYQREMKRGTQELKRIAKVGRKAKPS, encoded by the exons ATGGAGACTCTACGCCAAATTCGAGCTAAGAattcatattttcttcttctttctcttctaTGGATCACTCTTCTCTCTTCATCCATATCCGCAACTTCACCTCTTTCTCAGTCAGATCAg GGTACGGACAAGCATGCGACAAG TCCCGCACAAGACAAATCACATGTTCACGAAATTCATTGCTCCAGAGAGAGAAGCCGGGCTGCCTGGAAAGTTGTGGAGGAG TACTTAATGCCCTTTGTAGAAAAAGAGAAGTATGAGCTTCCTAGGCAGTGTAGACTTCATCCAAGTAATGATCTTTTCAGAGATCAGGAGGAACATAAAATTCATCTTGATGTGAATGAATGGCGCTGTGGATACTGCAGAAAAAGCTTTCGGGCTGAAAAATTTCTTGATCAGCATTTTGACAACAGGCATTCCAATCTTCTAGACGTT GATCAAAGCAAATGCCTGGCAGATGTATGTGGAGCTTTGCATTGTGACCTTGTGATGGAAATCAAATCCCAGAAGACCAAGTGTAATCCTGCGGCAGCAGCACGAAATCGTCATTTATGTGAG GGTCTTGCAGACAAATGTTTTCCTGCTAATCAGAGTCCATCATCAACTCGTCTTCATG AACTATTTTTACGCCAATTCTGTGATGCTCACACTTGCTCGGGAGGTAGAAAACCGTTTTCTAGAGGAGGAAAG AAGCATACAAATCGATTCTACTTGGCAGCTTCAGTATTGACTTTGATGCTGCTCCCTCTATTTTACCTCATTGTCTATTTGTACCAAAG AGAGATGAAAAGAGGAACTCAAGAACTTAAGCGCATAGCAAAAGTTGGAAGAAAAGCAAAACCTTCTTAG
- the LOC107015475 gene encoding tubulin gamma-1 chain, with the protein MPREIITLQVGQCGNQIGMEFWKQLCLEHGISKEGILEDFATQGGDRKDVFFYQADDQHYIPRALLMDLEPRVINGIQNGEYRNLYNHENVFIADHGGGAGNNWASGYHQGKQYEEDLMDMIDREADGSDSLEGFVLCHSIAGGTGSGMGSYLLETLNDRYSKKLVQTYSVFPNQNETSDVVVQPYNSLLTLKRLTLNADCVVVLDNTALNRIAVERLHITTPTFTQTNSLVSTVMSASTTTLRYPGYMNNDLVGLLASLIPTPRCHFLMTGYTPLTVERQANVIRKTTVLDVMRRLLQTKNIMVSSYARTKEASQAKYISILNIIQGEVDPTQVHESLQRIRERKLVNFIEWGPASIQVALSRKSPYVQTAHRVSGLMLASHTGIRHLFSKCLTQYDKLRKRQAFLDNYRNHPTFADNDLSEFDESRDVIESLVDEYKACESPDYIKWGMEDPDHALTGEGNASGTIDPKLSL; encoded by the exons ATGCCGAGAGAAATTATCACATTGCAAGTGGGACAATGCGGGAACCAGATTGGAATGGAGTTCTGGAAACAGCTATGTCTCGAGCACGGTATCAGTAAAGAAGGCATCCTTGAAGATTTTGCTACTCAG GGAGGTGATAGAAAAGATGTATTTTTCTATCAAGCGGATGACCAACACTACATACCTCGAGCATTATTGATGGATCTAGAGCCCAGAGTGATTAATGGTATACAAAATGGTGAATATAGGAATCTCTACAATCATGAGAACGTATTCATTGCAGATCATGGAGGAGGTGCTGGAAATAATTGGGCAAGCGGATATCATCAG GGTAAGCAATATGAGGAGGATCTAATGGACATGATTGACAGGGAAGCAGATGGAAGTGATAGTCTCGAGGGTTTTGTTCTATGCCATTCGATTGCTGGTGGAACTGGCTCAG GTATGGGCTCATATCTGTTGGAGACTCTGAATGATCGCTACAGCAAAAAACTTGTCCAAACCTACAGTGTCTTTCCAAACCAAAATGAGACAAGTGATGTGGTTGTACAACCTTACAATTCCCTATTGACCCTCAAGCGCCTGACATTGAATGCGGATTGTGTAGTTGTACTTGATAATACTGCACTCAATAGAATTGCTGTAGAACGCCTGCATATTACGACCCCCACCTTTACTCAAACAAATTCCTTAGTGTCTACTGTAATGTCAGCAAGTACAACTACACTACGCTACCCAGGATACATGAACAATGACTTGGTTGGACTCCTTGCTTCTTTGATACCTACACCAAGATGCCATTTCCTTATGACTGGATATACACCACTCACTGTGGAACGTCAA gCTAATGTGATTAGGAAAACAACTGTACTTGATGTGATGAGGAGGCTCCTTCAG ACCAAGAATATCATGGTTTCCTCCTATGCTCGAACAAAGGAAGCCAGTCAGGCTAAATACATATCCATTTTAAACATCATCCAAGGAGAAGTTGATCCCACTCAG GTCCATGAAAGCCTGCAGAGAATAAGGGAGAGAAAGCTTGTTAATTTTATTGAGTGGGGCCCTGCAAGCATTCAG GTTGCTTTGTCTAGAAAGTCCCCTTATGTACAAACTGCTCATAGG GTTAGTGGTCTCATGCTGGCCAGCCATACAGGTATCCGCCACTTATTCAGCAAGTGTTTGACCCAGTATGATAAATTGAGAAAGAGACAAGCTTTCCTTGACAATTATAGGAATCACCCAACGTTTGCC GACAATGATCTATCCGAGTTTGACGAATCTAGAGATGTGATTGAAAGTCTTGTTGATGAGTACAAGGCTTGCGAGTCCCCAGATTATATCAAATGGGGAATGGAG GATCCCGACCATGCTCTAACAGGCGAaggaaacgctagtggaacgaTTGATCCAAAATTATCTTTATGA